The Candidatus Cloacimonadota bacterium sequence CTTGACCAAGTTGATTTTTATTCCAAAGTTAATAACTTAACAAATGTATAATTTAAATCGCATTCTTTTTCGCAAAATAATCCAGTGGATATTTTTAATAGTTTCCCTGATTTTGATCTTTCTTTTGATCCAGGGTACACTGAAAGTAGCTCATCAATATTGTCCTTATGCCAGTGTTTGTTTCGGAGTTATGGGACTTAATCCCACATTTGGAAAATTTATCTATCCAACTGCTGTCATAATCGGTCTGGTAATTTTAGTTTTAACGATTTTTGTCGGCAGAAAATTTTGCGGTTATGTCTGCCCGTTAGGAACAATCCAAGAAATAATATACCTGCTAAATCCAAGATCTAAAAAGCCAAAACTGCACGATCTTCCAAAACCTTTACATAGAATCCTCTTAATTTTTAAATATATATTTTTCCTGATAACTGTTATTGCCGCTTATGGGATTTTCCAGTATGGTTATATGAAATTTTGTCCGGTTTTAGCGATTTCCCATCCGCAACATCTCAAAGTAGCTGGGATAATTTCTCTATTCATTGTCTTTATAGTTGCCTTTTTTCTGGAAAGATTCTGGTGTCGATATGCCTGTCCCTATGCGGCTCTGATGAATATTTTTCAATGGTTTGGAAAAATCCTTCATATTCCCAGGACAAAGATC is a genomic window containing:
- a CDS encoding 4Fe-4S binding protein, yielding MYNLNRILFRKIIQWIFLIVSLILIFLLIQGTLKVAHQYCPYASVCFGVMGLNPTFGKFIYPTAVIIGLVILVLTIFVGRKFCGYVCPLGTIQEIIYLLNPRSKKPKLHDLPKPLHRILLIFKYIFFLITVIAAYGIFQYGYMKFCPVLAISHPQHLKVAGIISLFIVFIVAFFLERFWCRYACPYAALMNIFQWFGKILHIPRTKIIRNMEVCIDCYICDKNCPMQINICDKEIIDDVECIHCNKCMEKCPRPKSLDIKSL